The Thermomicrobiales bacterium genomic interval CCAACGGGATTGCGCCCCAGGAGTAGATGAACCGGCCGAGCGAGTCGCCACCTTGCGCCTGCAGCGAGAGCTCATAGAGGAAGACGACGACGTTCAGAACGATGATCGCGTAGACAACGACCGGTGTCCGGCGTCGTGCGCGATTGTCGTCTCCAATCGGAATCACCGAAGCTCCTTGGCTGGATCAGCGGGTGGGAGGAGTCGATCAGTTCTCGCGCATGATCCAGGCGCGGATCTGGTGGCGGGTCTCAGCTCCGCCGCGTGGCGCGAAGAGGACGCCGGCAGCCAATCCGACGGAAAAGAACTTCAGCGCAGTGCGCATCCTGCCAAGCATTGCAACAACCTTTCAGTGGGTGAGGGGATGAGACTGGCCATCGAACGGAGCTGTCGATGGCCAGACAATCAGCATTATCGATACGCTCTCGCTGGCGACCCGATCAGGACGTCGCGTCTTCGACCTTGGCCGCTGCGTCCTTCGCCGCATCCTGAGCTGCCTCTGCGGCGTCGGACGCTGCGTCGACAGCGTCGTCCACCGCGTCACGAGCAACGTCCTCGCTCATGACGACATCCTGCTCGTCATGCTTGCTGCCCACCGGCAGCGGTGACTTCGCCGCGAACTCGGCGGCCTTCTCCTTCACCGGTCCGACGGCCTGGCTGGCGGAGCTGACGGCGTCGGCAGCCTTCTCCTTCATCGGGCCGACGGCCTGGCTGGCCGCGCTGACCGCCCCGGCGGCTTTCTCCTTGACCGGCGCGACAGCCTGGCTGGCCGTCGTCGTGACCTTGTCCTTGACCGGACCGAGATTGCTGGATGTCTCCCGCAGCTTCTCGCGTGTCTCCGCGCCAGACATTGGTGTCAGCGCGAGCGCGGCAATTGCGCCGGAGATGGCACCGATAATCACGCCGGCCATAAAGGCCAGATCGTGACGACTCTCTTCGCGTTGGAACATGTTGCAAACCCTCCCTGAACGACAGCGCCTCGATTGACGTCGCTATTTGCAGCGGAAATATCAAGAACGATGCCGCGCGATTGAAACGAGCAACCGAAGAAGATGCAATGCTATCATCCGATTGCTGGGCAGGTATTGTCCAGCACTGCGGGAAAAGGAGGCGCCAGCGCGTGAATATCCACGAATATCAGGCGGCGGAGCTGTTGGCCGAGTACGGGATACCGGTCAACGCAGGTGAGGTCGTGACGACGGCGGATGCCGCCGCCGCGGCAATAGAGCGGCTTGTCGGACCACAGGGGACGGTCGCGATCAAGGCGCAAGTCCATACCGGAGGCCGGGGCAAAGCCGGTGGGATCAAGCTGGCGTCGTCGCCGGATGAGGCGCGCGACAGGGCCGGCCAGATTCTCGGTATGGATATTCGTGGGCATGTCGTGCAGAAGGTGTACGTCGTTCCGGCCGTTGAGATCGAGCGCGAGTATTACCTCGGTATCATCCTCGATCGTGGCGCGAGCGGTATTACCCTGATGGCCAGCGCCGAGGGCGGCGTTGATATTGAAGAGGTCGCCCGCGAGACGCCGGAGAAGATCATTCGGATGACGGCGGATCGCCAGATGGGTCTGCTCGACTATCAGGCGCGCCAGGTAGCGTTCGATCTGGGCATTGAGCCGGATCTGATCAACGGCTTCGCGAAGATTGCCAAGCAGCTGTACGCCGCGTTCGTCGGCTCCGACGCATCACTGGCCGAGATCAACCCGCTGATCCTGACCAGGGATCGGCAGTGGATGGCACTCGACTCCAAGGTGACGATCGATGATAACGCGCTGCCACGTCACCCGGGTTTCGAAGATCTCCGCGACATGGCCGAGGAGAACGAGACAGAGCTGCGCGCCAAGGCGAACGGCATCTCCTTCGTCAAGCTGGATGGCAATATCGGCTGCGTCGTCAATGGCGCTGGGCTGGCGATGGCGACGATGGACGCCGTCAAGCTCTACGGCGGCGAGCCGGCCAACTTCCTCGATGTCGGCGGCGGTGCGAGTGCCGAGCAGGTCGCGATGGCGCTGCAGATGATTCTGGAAGATACGAACGTCAAGGCGATCCTGTTCAACATCTTTGGCGGCATTACCCGTGGCGATCTGGTCGCGCAGGGCATCGTTGAGGCGATGAACACCGTCGGCGTCAACGTGCCGATGGTTATCCGGCTGGTCGGCACGAATCAGGCCGAGGGCCGCAAGATCCTCGCTGACGCTGGGTTGAGCAGTTACGAGACGATGAGTGAAGCGGCTCAGCAGGCCGTCGCAGTCGCGCAGTAGGAGAACAGATGAGTATTCTGGTAGGCAACGAAACGCGGCTGCTGGTCCAGGGCATTACCGGCCGCGAGGCCAGCTTCCACACGATCCAGATGGTTGAGTACGGCACACCCGTCGTCGCCGGCGTCACGCCGGGCCGCAGTGGCCGCGAGGTGAGCGGCGTGCCTGTGTTCGACACGGTCGCGCAGGCGGTCGAGAAGACCGGCGCAGACACCTCGATCATCTTCGTCCCGGCGGCCTTCGCACCGGACGCGATCCTCGAAGCAGCCGACAACGGCATCAAGCTGATCATCTGCATCAGCGAGAACATCCCGACCAACGACATGGTCAAGGTCTACGACCACGTCCAGCGCCGTGGCGCGCGCCTGATCGGGCCGAACTGCCCAGGGTTGATCACGCCGGGTCAGGCGAAGATCGGCATCATGCCGGGCTACATCCACACGCCCGGTAAGGTCGGCCTCGTCTCGCGCTCCGGCACGCTCACTTACGAGGCGGTCTGGTCGCTGACGCAGTCTGGCCTCGGCCAGTCGACCGTCGTCGGCATCGGCGGTGATCCGATCATCGGCACCAAGTTTATCGACGTGCTGGAGATGTTCGAGAACGACCCGGAGACCGAGGCGATCGTCATGATCGGCGAGATCGGCGGCACCGACGAGAACGACGCCGCCGAGTTCATCAAGTCGAACGTGACCAAGCCGATGGCGAAGGCTTCATCGCTGGCCGTACGGCACCTCGGGCAAGCGCAGCGGGCCACGCCGGCGCGATCATCTCTGGCGGCACCGGCACAGCGCAGGAGAAGATCGAAGCCCTCAACGCCGCCGGCGTCGAAGTGGCTGACAGCCCGGCTGGGGTAGCCGGGAATTATCGGACGCAAGCTGGGGAAGTGATGGGGAGTGGCCCTCACCCCCTGCCCCCTCTCCCAACGTTGGGAGGGGGTGTTCGACCCCCAGGGTCGATTCCCATTCCCGGTCCCTAAGGGATCGGGAATGGGGAATCAGGGAATGTGCCGTGGACGGCGAGCAGGGAACATGGCTGAGATCTTTCGGACGGCGCGATTGCGTGTGCGGCCGTGGACGGCGAGTGAGCGTGATGTCGCGGCGGCCTTCGCGATCTATGGCGAGCCGGAGGTGCAGCGGTATCTGTTCTCCGGTCCGGCGGACGCGGACATCGAGGTCACGCGTGCCTGGCTGACCAGGTTCGTTGCCGAGGCTGATCCGACCGCGGCGACCGGTAGTTGGGCGGTTGAGCTGCCTGGTGGTGGCGCTGCGATTGGGACGGCGATCCTGAAGCCGGTCGTCATGAACGGCGTCGAGGACATCGAGGTCGGGTTTCATCTGGCTCGTTCGGTCTGGGGACGCGGCTACGCGACCGAGCTGGCCACCGCCCTGCTCTCCTATGCGTTCTCCACACTGCCAGTCTCACGCATCATCAGCTTCGCCCACCCCGACAACGCCGCCTCCCGCCGCGTGCTTGTGAAGGCTGGCTTCCGCGAAACGGGTGTCGGTGAGTTCAAAGACGTGCCGGTCGTGACGTATGTGGTCGAGCGGGGGTGACTACACGCGTTGAGTGGGGCATTCCCTGATTCCCAATCCCTTGGGATCGAGAACAGGGAATCGGGGACGATGATAGG includes:
- a CDS encoding YtxH domain-containing protein, whose product is MLGRMRTALKFFSVGLAAGVLFAPRGGAETRHQIRAWIMREN
- the sucC gene encoding ADP-forming succinate--CoA ligase subunit beta — protein: MNIHEYQAAELLAEYGIPVNAGEVVTTADAAAAAIERLVGPQGTVAIKAQVHTGGRGKAGGIKLASSPDEARDRAGQILGMDIRGHVVQKVYVVPAVEIEREYYLGIILDRGASGITLMASAEGGVDIEEVARETPEKIIRMTADRQMGLLDYQARQVAFDLGIEPDLINGFAKIAKQLYAAFVGSDASLAEINPLILTRDRQWMALDSKVTIDDNALPRHPGFEDLRDMAEENETELRAKANGISFVKLDGNIGCVVNGAGLAMATMDAVKLYGGEPANFLDVGGGASAEQVAMALQMILEDTNVKAILFNIFGGITRGDLVAQGIVEAMNTVGVNVPMVIRLVGTNQAEGRKILADAGLSSYETMSEAAQQAVAVAQ
- the sucD gene encoding succinate--CoA ligase subunit alpha gives rise to the protein MSILVGNETRLLVQGITGREASFHTIQMVEYGTPVVAGVTPGRSGREVSGVPVFDTVAQAVEKTGADTSIIFVPAAFAPDAILEAADNGIKLIICISENIPTNDMVKVYDHVQRRGARLIGPNCPGLITPGQAKIGIMPGYIHTPGKVGLVSRSGTLTYEAVWSLTQSGLGQSTVVGIGGDPIIGTKFIDVLEMFENDPETEAIVMIGEIGGTDENDAAEFIKSNVTKPMAKASSLAVRHLGQAQRATPARSSLAAPAQRRRRSKPSTPPASKWLTARLG
- a CDS encoding YtxH domain-containing protein, translated to MFQREESRHDLAFMAGVIIGAISGAIAALALTPMSGAETREKLRETSSNLGPVKDKVTTTASQAVAPVKEKAAGAVSAASQAVGPMKEKAADAVSSASQAVGPVKEKAAEFAAKSPLPVGSKHDEQDVVMSEDVARDAVDDAVDAASDAAEAAQDAAKDAAAKVEDATS
- a CDS encoding GNAT family N-acetyltransferase, which translates into the protein MAEIFRTARLRVRPWTASERDVAAAFAIYGEPEVQRYLFSGPADADIEVTRAWLTRFVAEADPTAATGSWAVELPGGGAAIGTAILKPVVMNGVEDIEVGFHLARSVWGRGYATELATALLSYAFSTLPVSRIISFAHPDNAASRRVLVKAGFRETGVGEFKDVPVVTYVVERG